In Populus nigra chromosome 1, ddPopNigr1.1, whole genome shotgun sequence, one genomic interval encodes:
- the LOC133698471 gene encoding dolichyl-diphosphooligosaccharide--protein glycosyltransferase subunit DAD1: MGRTTSKDAQALIHSLRSAYAATPTSLKIIDLYVSFAVFAAIIQVVYMAIVGSFPFNSFLSGVLSCIGTAVLAVCLRIQVNKENKEFKDLPPERAFADFVLCNLVLHLVIMNFLG; the protein is encoded by the exons ATGGGGAGAACTACCAGCAAAGACGCACAAGCACTCATCCATTCCCTTCGTTCTGCTTATGCTGCCACTCCTACTAGCCTTAAG ATCATCGATCTGTATGTGAGTtttgcagttttcgctgctatAATTCAG GTAGTTTACATGGCCATTGTTGGGTCATTTCCGTTCAACTCTTTTCTCTCTGGAGTACTTTCTTGTATTGGGACTGCAGTCCTTGCTG TTTGTCTCCGTATCCAAGTGAACAAGGAAAACAAGGAATTCAAG GATTTACCACCAGAGCGTGCCTTCGCTGATTTTGTTTTGTGCAATTTGGTGCTCCATTTGGTGATTATGAATTTCCTAGGTTAA
- the LOC133681779 gene encoding uncharacterized protein LOC133681779 produces MASIPDFFSDYQFSPDDFSEITSIMAEEDQSYVRTDSFSSTYMSSCAISNFRCAVLGDHQDHGNFPVLYDHRNEDALDIFLGESEIMSPIPVTNSLPQPTGILDIDVLPKLMDYKMGGHRADIAKIQNFDAGFRLPDACGYREDFGEVMPNFTPVCPLSGEKWEVEYDQTASTKNSETKSVVRYTAEERKERILRYLKKKNRRTYNNNVKYACRKTIAEGRPRVRGRFAKPGEVFEEETEVKTTDIILHKHQEKGTHGDGDAMRALLATIFEEE; encoded by the exons ATGGCTTCCATTCCTGATTTCTTTTCCGACTATCAATTTTCTCCAGATGATTTTTCAGAGATTACATCAATAATGGCTGAGGAAGATCAAAGTTATGTTAGAACTGATTCATTTTCTAGCACATATATGTCAAGCTGCGCAATTTCTAATTTTAGGTGTGCAGTGTTAGGCGATCATCAAGATCATGGCAACTTTCCAGTGTTGTATGATCATAGAAATGAGGATGCACTTGATATTTTTCTGGGGGAATCTGAGATCATGTCCCCGATTCCAGTAACCAATTCATTGCCTCAACCCACTGGCATTTTGGATATAGATGTACTACCCAAATTAATGGATTATAAAATGGGGGGGCATAGGGCCGACATtgctaaaattcagaatttCGATGCCGGGTTCCGATTGCCGGATGCTTGTGGGTATAGGGAGGATTTTGGTGAGGTTATGCCAAATTTTACGCCCGTTTGCCCTCTTTCCGGAGAAAAATGG GAAGTTGAATACGATCAAACGGCGTCAACTAAAAACTCCGAGACAAAAAGTGTTGTCCGGTATACAGCAgaagagaggaaagagagaatTCTAAGGTatctgaagaagaaaaaccgaAGGACGTATAACAACAACGTTAAG TATGCTTGCAGAAAAACCATAGCTGAGGGGAGACCTCGTGTTCGCGGGAGATTTGCAAAGCCCGGCGAAGTTTTTGAAGAAGAAACTGAAGTTAAGACGACTGATATTATACTTCATAAGCACCAAGAAAAAGGAACACATGGTGATGGTGATGCCATGCGGGCACTTCTAGCCACAATATTCGAAGAAGAATGA